Part of the Candidatus Omnitrophota bacterium genome, GTTTTGGAGACCGTTGGTTTGCCATTAACCGACGCTCCTATTTTTATACCGTTTTCTTTCCCTCGTTTATACGTTTGCAGCCACAAAACGCAGGCGGAACTTGGCCGCTTGAGTATTCAGCTCCGGGAAACCGCGTGCTTTAACCCGCGGAGCTTCATTTTATCTCCTTGTGGAGGGTATGCTTATAACAGAATCTGCAGAACTTTTTTATCTCTAACTTATCCTGATGCAATTTTTTATTCTTAGTGGTGGTA contains:
- the rpmG gene encoding 50S ribosomal protein L33, whose amino-acid sequence is MREIITLECTVCKNRNYTTTKNKKLHQDKLEIKKFCRFCYKHTLHKEIK